ATCCTTTTCTGAAATTTTTCAGAAAAGGATTTTTTTGTTGAAAAAAATCATATATTCGCCGGCCAAAAGGAAAATAAAATTAATATGAAAAGAATTGTTTTAAGCGTATGCTTACTGGGAGCTGTTCACGCATTTCAGGGACAAAAAATTAGTTTAGGAAAAATTACAGATGTTGCTTCTAAAGGAGCGAAGGCGCTCACTTTTACCAATGAAGATGCTGTAAAGTTATCTAAAGAATCTGTAGAATGGATGGATAAAAATAATCCTGTAGCCGGCCCTAAAGACCCATACACCATCAGACTGAATAAACTTTTCGGTAAACATAAATCACAAGATGGTCTTAATCTTAATTACAAAGTGTATAAAGTAAAAGACATTAATGCTTTTGCCTGTGCAGACGGAAGCGTTCGCGTGTTTTCCTCATTAATGGATATAATGACAGATGATGAACTGCTGGCGGTAATCGGACATGAAATCGGTCATGTTAAAAATCAGGATACTAAAGACGCTATTAAATCGGCTTATTTAAAGGCTGCGGCATTAGATGCTGCATCTTCAGCATCCTCTGCGGTAGCTACATTAAATGACAGCCAGATAGGGAAGATGGCTAATGCATTTATGGATGCTTCACACAGTAAAAAACAGGAATCTGAAGCAGATGTATACTCAT
The sequence above is drawn from the Chryseobacterium daecheongense genome and encodes:
- a CDS encoding M48 family metallopeptidase, with the translated sequence MKRIVLSVCLLGAVHAFQGQKISLGKITDVASKGAKALTFTNEDAVKLSKESVEWMDKNNPVAGPKDPYTIRLNKLFGKHKSQDGLNLNYKVYKVKDINAFACADGSVRVFSSLMDIMTDDELLAVIGHEIGHVKNQDTKDAIKSAYLKAAALDAASSASSAVATLNDSQIGKMANAFMDASHSKKQESEADVYSYDFMKTNKYNVVAEYTAFKKLALLSEGSTQSGFQKMFNSHPDSEKRAQNIKKRAEKDGLWKDPGTVTLPTTKLTK